A window of Anomalospiza imberbis isolate Cuckoo-Finch-1a 21T00152 chromosome 4, ASM3175350v1, whole genome shotgun sequence contains these coding sequences:
- the SPON2 gene encoding spondin-2, with protein sequence MENLMFVYWSCKVIWTVLVTILGYASSLPVGEDALCTAEELAKYRIIFTGKWSQTAFPKQYPLYRPPAQWSSLLGVTHSSDYSMWKKNEYASNGVRDFAEKGEAWALMKEIEEAGEKIQSVHGIFSAPAISSGTGQTSTELEVHLRHPLVSFVVRIVPSPDWFVGIDSLNLCEGDHWMDEVSVDLFPYDAGTDSGFTFSSPNFATIPQDTVTEITCSSPSHPANSFYYPKLKILPPIAQVTMVKLKKSQLGLSAPFINLPAKSNEIIDTVSETPLDCEVSQWSSWGLCRGVCRETGTKIRTRFVLLQPANNGMPCPNLDEETGCEPENCV encoded by the exons ATGGAAAACCTGATGTTTGTCTACTGGTCCTGTAAAGTTATCTGGACAGTTCTTGTAACAATACTGGGTTATGCCAGCAGCCTGCCTGTGGGGGAGGATGCTctttgcacagcagaggaaCTTGCTAAGTACAGGATAATCTTCACAGGGAAATGGAGTCAAACTGCTTTCCCTAAGCAGTATCCACTCTACAGGCCCCCAGCACAGTGGTCATCCTTGCTAG GTGTTACTCATAGCTCTGACTACagcatgtggaaaaaaaatgaatatgCCAGCAATGGTGTACGTGATTTTGCTGAAAAGGGTGAAGCATGGGCACTAAtgaaagaaatagaagaagcTGGAGAAAAAATTCAGAGTGTACATGGAATCTTCTCTGCTCCCGCAATTTccagtggcacaggacaaactTCAACTGAATTAGAAGTGCATCTAAGACATCCCTTA GTTTCATTTGTTGTACGAATTGTTCCAAGCCCCGACTGGTTTGTGGGTATTGACAGCCTAAATCTCTGTGAAGGAGACCACTGGATGGATGAAGTATCAGTAGATCTATTCCCATATGATGCTGGAACTGACAGTGGATTCACATTTTCCTCCCCAAACTTTGCCACTATTCCACAGGACACAGTTACAGAG ATCACATGTTCCTCTCCAAGTCACCCAGCAAACTCATTTTATTATCCCAAACTCAAAATTTTGCCACCAATAGCTCAAGTAACAATggtgaaattaaagaaaagccAGCTAGGTCTTTCTGCACCTTTTATTAATCTTCCAGCTAAAAGCAATGAAATAATAGACACTGTCTCAG AAACACCCCTGGACTGTGAGGTTTCACAATGGTCTTCCTgggggctctgcagaggggtTTGCAGAGAAACAGGGACCAAGATCAGAACTCGTTTTGTACTTCTTCAGCCTGCCAATAATGGAATGCCTTGTCCAAACCTGGATGAAGAAACAGGATGTGAACCAGAAAATTGTGTCTGA
- the LOC137472910 gene encoding transmembrane emp24 domain-containing protein 11-like isoform X1, translated as MKGKLIGFLMNFWISFSLALYFHIGEREEKCIIEDIPSDTLLVGNYKVQRWDIHTHDFLESAPGLGMFVTVTSPTGEVLLSKLYGPQGTFTFTSYISGEHIICFQSNSTRFAVIAGSKLRIHLDIRVGEHFLDESAIQAKDKVNEVNIRLEHLIEQIHHVTREQDYEREREEKFRKTSEETNSNILWWAIVQTLILISVGIWQIKSLRDFFISKKLV; from the exons ATGAAAGGCAAATTAATAGGATTTCTTATGAacttttggatttctttttcactCGCTTTGTATTTTCACAttggagaaagagaagagaaatgcaTAATTGAAGATATTCCCAGTGACACCTTGCTAGTTG GGAATTACAAAGTACAACGCTGGGATATACATACGCATGACTTTCTTGAATCTGCTCCTGGCTTGGGAATGTTTGTGACTGTCACAAGCCCTACTGGTGAG GTACTGTTGTCAAAACTGTATGGGCCACAAGGGACCTTTACTTTTACATCCTACATCTCTGGGGAGCATATAATCTGTTTCCAGTCTAACTCCACAAGATTTGCAGTGATTGCAGGAAGTAAACTG cgTATCCACTTGGACATCAGAGTTGGAGAACACTTTTTGGATGAATCTGCTATTCAAGCCAAAGACAAAGTGAATGAAGTTAATATCAGACTAGAGCATCTAATTGAGCAAATTCATCATGTAACCAGAGAACAAGACTATGAAAGA GAGCGTGAAGAAAAATTTCGGAAAACAAGCGAAGAAACCAACAGCAATATTTTGTGGTGGGCTATAGTACAAACACTAATCCTCATCTCTGTTGGAATCTGGCAAATCAAATCTCTCAGAGATTTCTTTATATCTAAGAAGCTCGTTTAA
- the LOC137472910 gene encoding transmembrane emp24 domain-containing protein 11-like isoform X2 yields MKGKLIGFLMNFWISFSLALYFHIGEREEKCIIEDIPSDTLLVGNYKVQRWDIHTHDFLESAPGLGMFVTVTSPTGEVLLSKLYGPQGTFTFTSYISGEHIICFQSNSTRFAVIAGSKLRIHLDIRVGEHFLDESAIQAKDKVNEEREEKFRKTSEETNSNILWWAIVQTLILISVGIWQIKSLRDFFISKKLV; encoded by the exons ATGAAAGGCAAATTAATAGGATTTCTTATGAacttttggatttctttttcactCGCTTTGTATTTTCACAttggagaaagagaagagaaatgcaTAATTGAAGATATTCCCAGTGACACCTTGCTAGTTG GGAATTACAAAGTACAACGCTGGGATATACATACGCATGACTTTCTTGAATCTGCTCCTGGCTTGGGAATGTTTGTGACTGTCACAAGCCCTACTGGTGAG GTACTGTTGTCAAAACTGTATGGGCCACAAGGGACCTTTACTTTTACATCCTACATCTCTGGGGAGCATATAATCTGTTTCCAGTCTAACTCCACAAGATTTGCAGTGATTGCAGGAAGTAAACTG cgTATCCACTTGGACATCAGAGTTGGAGAACACTTTTTGGATGAATCTGCTATTCAAGCCAAAGACAAAGTGAATGAA GAGCGTGAAGAAAAATTTCGGAAAACAAGCGAAGAAACCAACAGCAATATTTTGTGGTGGGCTATAGTACAAACACTAATCCTCATCTCTGTTGGAATCTGGCAAATCAAATCTCTCAGAGATTTCTTTATATCTAAGAAGCTCGTTTAA
- the LOC137472910 gene encoding transmembrane emp24 domain-containing protein 11-like isoform X3: MFVTVTSPTGEVLLSKLYGPQGTFTFTSYISGEHIICFQSNSTRFAVIAGSKLRIHLDIRVGEHFLDESAIQAKDKVNEVNIRLEHLIEQIHHVTREQDYEREREEKFRKTSEETNSNILWWAIVQTLILISVGIWQIKSLRDFFISKKLV, encoded by the exons ATGTTTGTGACTGTCACAAGCCCTACTGGTGAG GTACTGTTGTCAAAACTGTATGGGCCACAAGGGACCTTTACTTTTACATCCTACATCTCTGGGGAGCATATAATCTGTTTCCAGTCTAACTCCACAAGATTTGCAGTGATTGCAGGAAGTAAACTG cgTATCCACTTGGACATCAGAGTTGGAGAACACTTTTTGGATGAATCTGCTATTCAAGCCAAAGACAAAGTGAATGAAGTTAATATCAGACTAGAGCATCTAATTGAGCAAATTCATCATGTAACCAGAGAACAAGACTATGAAAGA GAGCGTGAAGAAAAATTTCGGAAAACAAGCGAAGAAACCAACAGCAATATTTTGTGGTGGGCTATAGTACAAACACTAATCCTCATCTCTGTTGGAATCTGGCAAATCAAATCTCTCAGAGATTTCTTTATATCTAAGAAGCTCGTTTAA
- the RNF212 gene encoding probable E3 SUMO-protein ligase RNF212, which yields MAVFVFCNSCLCEPRTPTPRFCLTSCGHVFCEVCLQKGKKDECLVCRRACRTLVLSKETSPDIQSLFMPIDVLCKKYSKEISQVSEFQEKYRKRLLKYLKQKIAKLEESLKKVTQQIQQLQCMKPPEKTTPFSNSSRNPSIASRKQNVYSSYSLHSSRPSTSETMEAMEIDPVPSPMRKLATPTGPTRLSVITPPQDGRMGSVSYRSSQIALIKPSQSTGAGSTRSTPVVRLPHSACPSSSGSQSSRRGSWANSDFRTPQLYPFTSPAPQLPLSRQPITISGLLQRQGKYIYKLVFNTMLKNFQCSCLNKLARIKRIFQNWK from the exons aTGGCCGTGTTTGTGTTCTGCAACTCCTGCCTGTGCGAGCCCCGCACCCCCACGCCGCGGTTCTGCCTCACCAGCTGCGGCCACGTTTTCTGTGAGGTTTGCCTGCAGAAAG GCAAAAAAGATGAATGTTTGGTCTGTAGGAGGGCTTGTCGTACCTTAGTCCTTTCAAAAGAG ACAAGTCCTGATATTCAATCACTGTTCATGCCAATAGATGTGTTATGCAAGAAATACTCAAAAGAAATATCACAG gtttcagaatttcaagaaaaatatcGTAAGCGTTTATTAAAATACCTCAAACAAAAG ATAGCAAAGCTGGAGGAGTCTCTCAAGAAAGTAACACAACAAATTCAGCAGTTACAATG TATGAAACCTCCTGAAAAAACCACGCCATTTTCCAATTCGAGCAGAAATCCATCCA TTGCTTCAAGAAAACAGAATGTTTATTCTTCATATTCTCTTCATTCGAGTCGTCCTTCCACTTCTGAAAC GATGGAGGCAATGGAGATTGATCCTGTACCTTCACCAATGAGGAAA CTGGCGACACCAACTGGCCCAACAAGATTATCAGTAATAACTCCACCACAGGATGGACGTATGG GTAGTGTATCCTACAGGAGTTCTCAGATAGCTCTAATAAAGCCAAGTCAGAGTACTGGAGCAGGATCTACAAG ATCCACCCCTGTGGTGAGATTACCACATAGTGCTTGTCCATCATCATCGGGATCCCAAAGCAGTCGAAGGGGATCATGGGCTAATTCTGATTTCAGAACCCCTCAGCTGTACCCATTTACATCACCTGCCCCACAGCTGCCTCTGTCAAGGCAGCCAATCACTATCTCTGGACTTCTGCAAAGACAAGGCAAGTATATTTATAAACTAGTATTTAACACTATGCTGAAAAATTTTCAGTGTAGCTGCTTAAATAAATTAGCCAGAATAAAAAGGATATTTCAGAATTGGAAGTAA